Proteins from a single region of Sesamum indicum cultivar Zhongzhi No. 13 linkage group LG5, S_indicum_v1.0, whole genome shotgun sequence:
- the LOC105162570 gene encoding triacylglycerol lipase SDP1 codes for MDISNEASVDPFSIGPSTLFGRTIAFRVLFCKSISHLRHRIFGMLLMCLYKFKNCLRGYLSPVVSWFHPRNPQGILVMVSLIAFLLKRYTNVKTRAEMAYRRKFWRNMMRSALTYEEWAYAAKMLDKETLRMNESDLYDEELVRNKLEELRHRRQECSLRDIIFCMRADLVRNLGNMCNPELHKGRLHVPKLIKEYIDEVTTQLRMVCDSDSEELLLEEKLAFMHETRHAFGRTALLLSGGASLGAFHVGVAKTLVEHKLLPRIIAGSSVGSAMCSVVATRSWPELQSFFEDSWHSIQFFDQIGGIFTVFKRIMTQGAVHEIRQLQMMLRHLTNNLTFQEAYDMTGRILGITVCSPRKHEPPRCLNYLTSPHVVIWSAVTASCAFPGLFEAQELMAKDRSGEIVPYHPPFHLGPEEASSVSSRRWRDGSLEIDLPMMQLKELFNVNHFIVSQANPHIAPLLRLKAMVRAYGGNFAAKLAQLAEMEVKHRCHQILELGFPLGGVAKLFAQDWEGDVTVVMPATLAQLSKVIQNPSYVELQKSANQGRRCTWEKLSAIKANCGIELALDECVAVLNHMRRLKRSAERAAAAASHGPASTVKFNASKRIPSWNIIARENSTGSLEEDLLADSPHHQGVGGSMGHNGRTWRMHRYAHDGSDSESESVDLNSWTRSGGPLMRTTSADKFVDFVQNLEVDPRTNKGTTSHTNNAAIQVSGRDQVLHGLSVAIPDRTSDTEFDPADFSNRARTSNSSIMVAEGDLLQPERTHNGIMLNVVRKEVLTPSNRSHDSENVGSPHDSLPECVQLESPANEMDISSVSETGDDVREDLYRDDVEPGHD; via the exons ATGGATATAAGTAATGAGGCTAGTGTTGATCCATTCTCAATTGGGCCTTCGACTCTCTTCGGTCGAACGATTGCATTTAGGGTCTTGTTCTGCAAGTCGATATCGCATTTAAGGCATCGAATCTTTGGAATGTTGTTGATGTGCTTGTACAAATTCAAGAACTGTTTGAGGGGCTACTTATCACCTGTAGTCTCATGGTTCCATCCTCGGAATCCACAAGGGATTTTAGTAATGGTTTCGTTGATTGCATTCTTGTTGAAACGATACACGAATGTGAAAACGAGGGCAGAGATGGCGTATAGGAGGAAGTTTTGGAGgaatatgatgagatctgCATTGACATATGAGGAATGGGCTTATGCTGCTAAAATGCTCGATAAAGAGACCCTTAGAATGAATGAATCGGATCTTTACGACGAGGAGTTAGTGAGAAATAAGCTTGAGGAGCTTCGCCATCGTCGTCAGGAATGTTCTCTTAGAGATATCATATTCTGTATGAGGGCTGATCTAGTCAGGAATCTCGGCAATATGTGCAATCCGGAGCTTCACAAGGGGAGACTCCACGTGCCGAAACTAATAAAGGAGTATATAGATGAAGTCACAACACAATTGAGAATGGTCTGTGATTCTGATTCAGAGGAGCTTCTGTTGGAGGAGAAGCTTGCTTTTATGCACGAAACAAGGCATGCATTTGGTAGAACGGCGTTGCTTTTAAGTGGGGGTGCTTCTTTGGGGGCTTTCCATGTAGGGGTGGCGAAAACATTGGTGGAGCATAAGCTGTTGCCGAGGATAATTGCTGGTTCTAGTGTTGGCTCTGCTATGTGCTCTGTCGTTGCTACTAGGTCTTGGCCTGAGCTTCAGAGTTTCTTTGAGGATTCTTGGCATtcgattcaattttttgaccAGATTGGTGGGATTTTCACCGTTTTCAAGAGGATCATGACACAGGGTGCGGTTCATGAGATCCGGCAGCTGCAGATGATGCTGAGACATCTCACAAATAATCTAACTTTCCAGGAAGCTTATGACATGACGGGACGAATCTTGGGTATCACGGTTTGCTCGCCAAGGAAGCATGAGCCGCCTCGATGCTTAAACTACTTGACTTCACCTCACGTCGTCATATGGAGTGCTGTGACTGCTTCTTGTGCGTTTCCAGGTCTTTTTGAAGCTCAAGAGCTGATGGCAAAAGATAGAAGTGGCGAAATTGTGCCTTATCATCCTCCATTTCATTTGGGCCCTGAAGAGGCTTCTAGTGTTTCATCGCGTCGCTGGAGAGACGGAAGCTTGGAGATCGATTTGCCCATGATGCAGTTGAAAGAACTCTTCAATGTGAATCATTTTATCGTGAGTCAGGCAAATCCTCATATTGCACCTCTCCTGAGGCTGAAGGCTATGGTTAGAGCTTATGGAGGCAACTTTGCTGCAAAG CTTGCTCAACTAGCTGAGATGGAGGTAAAACACAGATGCCATCAGATATTGGAGCTCGGGTTCCCACTCGGTGGAGTTGCCAAGCTGTTTGCTCAAGACTGGGAAGGTGATGTAACCGTTGTAATGCCGGCTACGTTGGCTCAG TTATCAAAGGTAATACAGAATCCTTCTTATGTGGAGCTTCAGAAGTCAGCAAACCAGGGCCGGAGATGCACTTGGGAGAAGCTCTCAGCCATAAAAGCAAACTGCGGAATCGAGCTTGCTCTTGACGAGTGCGTTGCAGTGCTCAACCACATGCGTCGACTGAAGAGGAGTGCCGAGagagctgctgctgctgcttctcACGGCCCAGCCAGCACAGTCAAATTCAATGCTTCCAAGAGAATCCCTTCTTGGAACATCATTGCCCGAGAGAACTCGACAGGTTCCCTTGAGGAAGACCTCCTTGCAGACTCGCCTCATCACCAGGGAGTTGGCGGTTCAATGGGGCATAATGGTAGAACTTGGCGCATGCATCGCTACGCGCATGACGGCAGTGACAGCGAATCCGAGAGCGTTGATCTCAACTCGTGGACGAGATCTGGTGGACCGTTGATGAGGACGACTTCGGCTGATAAGTTCGTCGACTTTGTGCAGAATTTGGAGGTCGATCCAAGAACAAACAAAGGAACAACGAGCCACACAAACAATGCTGCAATCCAAGTTTCTGGTAGGGATCAAGTACTTCATGGTTTGAGCGTTGCAATACCGGATAGAACATCGGACACAGAATTTGATCCCGCAGATTTTAGCAACAGAGCTCGGACAAGCAATTCAAGCATTATGGTGGCTGAAGGCGATCTTTTGCAGCCTGAAAGAACCCACAATGGGATCATGCTCAACGTCGTGAGGAAGGAAGTCTTGACTCCATCCAACAGGAGTCATGATTCAGAAAACGTTGGATCTCCCCACGATTCCCTTCCCGAGTGCGTGCAACTCGAGAGTCCTGCAAACGAGATGGATATTAGCTCGGTGTCTGAAACTGGAGATGATGTTAGAGAGGACCTCTACAGAGATGACGTCGAACCGGGTCATGACTGA